Proteins encoded together in one Coffea arabica cultivar ET-39 chromosome 2c, Coffea Arabica ET-39 HiFi, whole genome shotgun sequence window:
- the LOC140035526 gene encoding uncharacterized protein — MGLGNTIVEKNESSNQDRAKAMIFLRHHLDEGLKSEYLTVKDPLVLWRDLKERFDHLKLVVLPKARYDWLHLRLQDFKSINEYNSAMFRITSQLSLCGEKVTDEDMLEKTFSTFHVSNMLLQQQYREKGFKKYSELIACLLLAEQNNELLLKNHEFRPTGASPFPEANATQFQNSGRGRGRGRRGGRGGGRGRGRDRGRDRSKCVPRENFNRGKQQNVSQMRENNYDQKNGEKKVYEEKCYRCGMEGHWSRTCRTAEHLVDLYQASLKKKDKGVETNFIDQKNDYDDGDDADMTHLDVADFFEHPEDVNKYPMII, encoded by the coding sequence ATGGGTCTTGGTAATACTATTGTGGAAAAAAATGAATCCTCAAACCAAGACCGTGCCAAAGCTATGATTTTTCTTCGTCATCATTTAGATGAAGGATTAAAATCAGAATATCTTACTGTTAAAGATCCTCTTGTCCTTTGGCGAGATTTGAAAGAAAGATTCGACCACCTGAAGTTGGTCGTTCTTCCAAAAGCCCGATATGATTGGCTTCACTTACGGCTGCAAGATTTTAAATCTATCAACGAATATAATTCAGCCATGTTCAGAATCACTTCTCAATTATCATTATGTGGCGAAAAAGTCACTGATGAAGATATGTTAGAAAAAACATTTTCTACTTTTCATGTCTCTAACATGCTCCTGCAGCAGCAATATCGAGAGAAGgggtttaaaaaatattctgaacTTATTGCATGTCTTCTCTTAGCTGAACAAAACAATGAATTGTTGCTGAAAAATCATGAGTTCCGACCAACTGGTGCAAGTCCATTCCCTGAAGCGAATGCGACCCAATTTCAAAATTCtggtcgaggtcgtggacgtggccgtagAGGTGGCCGTGGAGGAGGCCGCGGACGTGGGCGTGACCGTGGACGTGATCGTAGTAAATGTGTGCCCCGTGAAAATTTTAACCGGGGCAAGCAACAAAATGTTTCCCAAATGAGGGAAAATAACTACGAtcagaaaaatggagaaaagaaagtttatgaagaaaaatgctaCCGGTGTGGTATGGAAGGTCATTGGTCTCGTACCTGTCGTACGGCCGAACATCTTGTTGACCTCTATCAAGCatcattgaaaaagaaagacaaaggtGTTGAGACAAATTTCATTGATCAAAAGAATGACTATGATGATGGTGATGATGCTGACATGACACACCTCGATGTTGCTGATTTTTTTGAACATCCTGAAGATGTCAACAAATATCCCATGATTATTTAG
- the LOC113724003 gene encoding uncharacterized protein isoform X2, translating into MQKNVSFINRHMMKRKKRFETMRKLLEIDEMPWGIRFKPKQQEEICLEEQRYEEEQQAPSPSSKFSEHKPFHPTLRVGAKKPSQSRSCKRRMVGMHDLCGQIKVTSSVMQRAEAVQETLDAKFPSFVKPMIRSNVKKGFWLSLPRLFCKLHLPDHDTTIVLEDENRKEYITKYLAQRRGLSAGWMGFAIAHKLVEGDVLVFHMVIANKLKRALQRETNLDIEAMIAEIPNLLEKRVKVLHNQRARTFLTRIC; encoded by the exons ATGCAGAAGAACGTTAGTTTCATCAATCGCCAT atgatgaaaaggaagaaaagatttgAGACCATGAGAAAGTTGTTGGAGATTGATGAAATGCCATGGGGCATCCGATTCAAGCCAAAGCAACAAGAA GAAATTTGCTTGGAGGAACAAAGATATGAAGAAGAGCAACAGGCGCCTTCTCCTAGCTCAAAATTCTCCGAGCACAAACCGTTTCATCCAACCCTCAGG GTGGGTGCAAAGAAGCCCAGTCAATCACGAAG ctGTAAACGAAGAATGGTAGGGATGCATGATCTTTGTGGTCAAATTAAGGTTACATCATCAGTTATGCAGCGAGCTGAAGCAGTCCAAGAAACTCTTGATGCCAAGTTTCCTAGTTTTGTGAAGCCAATGATCCGATCTAATGTTAAAAAAGGTTTCTGGCTG TCTCTTCCAAGGCTATTCTGCAAGCTTCATTTGCCTGATCATGACACAACAATTGTTTTGGAGGATGAGAATCGTAAAGAGTACATCACGAAATATCTTGCTCAAAGAAGGGGCCTTAGTGCTGGGTGGATGGGATTTGCAATTGCACACAAGTTAGTTGAGGGAGATGTTCTGGTATTTCATATGGTTATTGCCAACAAACTAAAG AGGGCCCTGCAACGGGAAACGAATCTG GACATAGAGGCGATGATTGCAGAGATCCCCAACCTACTGGAGAAAAGAGTAAAAGTTCTTCACAACCAGAGAGCGAGAACATTTCTGACAAGGATATGCTAG
- the LOC113726418 gene encoding B3 domain-containing protein Os01g0234100 isoform X1, translating into MAISQFSPSKRSQYDPSTKLKQRKASEFKKKPVKKNPCGTQHDKINKGETHNIEKSLISYEKIGDKTGDHSAYGKPKSSVLHRAHEVQAKLPSNFPCCVKHMLRSHVTGGFWLSLPKQFCNIHLPKKDGIVVLVDENGEEYKTKYLVEKNGLSGGWRGFSIAHNLLEGDVLVFQLIKPCVLKVYIVRANGLTELDGAICLLNLDFQDKSIDSANLKEENEDVKNCKTAEPDYSGPLANVLERGIVAVSSGHMPESARRSASDNNELSLEVLDGVRFSESDVQFKDVKGFNGFSILVDGLVIDSEIPLHLRAKYYQLCCSQNSFLHDHLIKGLNCKLAAGIISETVNIADAIRAAKLTTSCEYLQTWDKTLKAFEDMGMAVEFLRARIKALISLPTEQEESMKSRTAERAQLQEEMRNLETKLLNVKEVIGTVDADIKALEVQEENLEEIFKEKATAPW; encoded by the exons ATGGCCATCTCTCAGTTTTCTCCTTCTAAGAGAAGCCAATACGATCCGTCCACCAAG CTGAAACAGAGGAAGGCCTCGGAGTTCAAGAAGAAGCCGGTGAAGAAAAACCCTTGTGGCACTCAACATGACAAAATCAACAAA GGGGAAACTCACAACATCGAGAAGTCGTTGATAAG CTATGAAAAGATCGGGGACAAAACCGGTGATCATTCGGCTTATGGAAAACCCAAATCCTCTGTCCTTCACAGAGCACACGAGGTTCAAGCTAAGCTGCCATCTAATTTTCCTTGTTGTGTGAAGCACATGCTCCGATCTCATGTTACCGGTGGATTTTGGTTG AGTTTGCCTAAGCAATTCTGCAATATCCATTTGCCCAAGAAAGATGGTATTGTTGTTTTGGTGGACGAAAATGGAGAAGAATACAAAACAAAATACCTGGTGGAGAAGAACGGATTGAGTGGTGGATGGAGAGGTTTCTCTATTGCGCACAACTTGCTTGAGGGGGATGTCCTAGTTTTCCAATTGATTAAACCTTGTGTACTTAAG GTTTACATTGTTAGAGCAAATGGCTTGACAGAACTCGACGGAGCCATCTGCCTTCTGAATTTGGATTTTCAAGATAAATCAATTGATAGTG CGAACcttaaagaagaaaatgaagatgtGAAGAACTGTAAGACAGCAGAGCCAGACTACTCGGGACCTCTCGCTAATGTTCTTGAGAGAGGCATAGTTGCAGTAAGTTCAGGCCATATGCCGGAATCAGCCCGACGATCAGCTAGCGATAACAACGAATTAAGTCTGGAGGTTTTGGATGGCGTTAGATTTTCAGAATCGGATGTGCAGTTCAAAGATGTGAAGGGTTTCAATGGTTTCAGCATTCTTGTGGACGGCCTAGTCATAGACTCAGAGATACCTCTGCACCTACGAGCCAAGTATTATCAGCTCTGCTGCAGTCAAAATTCATTCCTTCATGATCATCTCATCAAGGGGCTGAACTGCAAGCTGGCTGCTGGAATAATTTCTGAAACAGTTAACATTGCAGATGCGATTAGAGCAGCCAAGCTGACGACTTCTTGCGAATACCTCCAAACATGGGACAAAACTCTCAAGGCTTTTGAGGATATGGGCATGGCGGTTGAATTTTTGCGTGCACGAATAAAGGCACTTATTTCTCTTCCAACCGAACAAGAAGAGAGCATGAAATCAAGGACAGCTGAGAGAGCTCAATTACAAGAGGAGATGAGAAATCTTGAAACCAAGCTTTTGAACGTGAAAGAGGTAATCGGGACTGTTGATGCTGATATAAAGGCTCTCGAGGTCCAAGAGGAAAATCTCGAGGAAATATTCAAGGAAAAAGCAACTGCACCTTGGTAA
- the LOC113726418 gene encoding B3 domain-containing protein Os01g0234100 isoform X2, with product MHIIYYYEKIGDKTGDHSAYGKPKSSVLHRAHEVQAKLPSNFPCCVKHMLRSHVTGGFWLSLPKQFCNIHLPKKDGIVVLVDENGEEYKTKYLVEKNGLSGGWRGFSIAHNLLEGDVLVFQLIKPCVLKVYIVRANGLTELDGAICLLNLDFQDKSIDSANLKEENEDVKNCKTAEPDYSGPLANVLERGIVAVSSGHMPESARRSASDNNELSLEVLDGVRFSESDVQFKDVKGFNGFSILVDGLVIDSEIPLHLRAKYYQLCCSQNSFLHDHLIKGLNCKLAAGIISETVNIADAIRAAKLTTSCEYLQTWDKTLKAFEDMGMAVEFLRARIKALISLPTEQEESMKSRTAERAQLQEEMRNLETKLLNVKEVIGTVDADIKALEVQEENLEEIFKEKATAPW from the exons ATGCATATTATTTATTA CTATGAAAAGATCGGGGACAAAACCGGTGATCATTCGGCTTATGGAAAACCCAAATCCTCTGTCCTTCACAGAGCACACGAGGTTCAAGCTAAGCTGCCATCTAATTTTCCTTGTTGTGTGAAGCACATGCTCCGATCTCATGTTACCGGTGGATTTTGGTTG AGTTTGCCTAAGCAATTCTGCAATATCCATTTGCCCAAGAAAGATGGTATTGTTGTTTTGGTGGACGAAAATGGAGAAGAATACAAAACAAAATACCTGGTGGAGAAGAACGGATTGAGTGGTGGATGGAGAGGTTTCTCTATTGCGCACAACTTGCTTGAGGGGGATGTCCTAGTTTTCCAATTGATTAAACCTTGTGTACTTAAG GTTTACATTGTTAGAGCAAATGGCTTGACAGAACTCGACGGAGCCATCTGCCTTCTGAATTTGGATTTTCAAGATAAATCAATTGATAGTG CGAACcttaaagaagaaaatgaagatgtGAAGAACTGTAAGACAGCAGAGCCAGACTACTCGGGACCTCTCGCTAATGTTCTTGAGAGAGGCATAGTTGCAGTAAGTTCAGGCCATATGCCGGAATCAGCCCGACGATCAGCTAGCGATAACAACGAATTAAGTCTGGAGGTTTTGGATGGCGTTAGATTTTCAGAATCGGATGTGCAGTTCAAAGATGTGAAGGGTTTCAATGGTTTCAGCATTCTTGTGGACGGCCTAGTCATAGACTCAGAGATACCTCTGCACCTACGAGCCAAGTATTATCAGCTCTGCTGCAGTCAAAATTCATTCCTTCATGATCATCTCATCAAGGGGCTGAACTGCAAGCTGGCTGCTGGAATAATTTCTGAAACAGTTAACATTGCAGATGCGATTAGAGCAGCCAAGCTGACGACTTCTTGCGAATACCTCCAAACATGGGACAAAACTCTCAAGGCTTTTGAGGATATGGGCATGGCGGTTGAATTTTTGCGTGCACGAATAAAGGCACTTATTTCTCTTCCAACCGAACAAGAAGAGAGCATGAAATCAAGGACAGCTGAGAGAGCTCAATTACAAGAGGAGATGAGAAATCTTGAAACCAAGCTTTTGAACGTGAAAGAGGTAATCGGGACTGTTGATGCTGATATAAAGGCTCTCGAGGTCCAAGAGGAAAATCTCGAGGAAATATTCAAGGAAAAAGCAACTGCACCTTGGTAA
- the LOC113724003 gene encoding uncharacterized protein isoform X1: MQKNVSFINRHMMKRKKRFETMRKLLEIDEMPWGIRFKPKQQEEICLEEQRYEEEQQAPSPSSKFSEHKPFHPTLRVGAKKPSQSRSCKRRMVGMHDLCGQIKVTSSVMQRAEAVQETLDAKFPSFVKPMIRSNVKKGFWLSLPRLFCKLHLPDHDTTIVLEDENRKEYITKYLAQRRGLSAGWMGFAIAHKLVEGDVLVFHMVIANKLKVYIIRSSRLAEVDAALCLLQLEGPATGNESGHRGDDCRDPQPTGEKSKSSSQPESENISDKDMLDNNLGLVMGRPESIDEHLQLALEGRRGSFSGLHNRD, encoded by the exons ATGCAGAAGAACGTTAGTTTCATCAATCGCCAT atgatgaaaaggaagaaaagatttgAGACCATGAGAAAGTTGTTGGAGATTGATGAAATGCCATGGGGCATCCGATTCAAGCCAAAGCAACAAGAA GAAATTTGCTTGGAGGAACAAAGATATGAAGAAGAGCAACAGGCGCCTTCTCCTAGCTCAAAATTCTCCGAGCACAAACCGTTTCATCCAACCCTCAGG GTGGGTGCAAAGAAGCCCAGTCAATCACGAAG ctGTAAACGAAGAATGGTAGGGATGCATGATCTTTGTGGTCAAATTAAGGTTACATCATCAGTTATGCAGCGAGCTGAAGCAGTCCAAGAAACTCTTGATGCCAAGTTTCCTAGTTTTGTGAAGCCAATGATCCGATCTAATGTTAAAAAAGGTTTCTGGCTG TCTCTTCCAAGGCTATTCTGCAAGCTTCATTTGCCTGATCATGACACAACAATTGTTTTGGAGGATGAGAATCGTAAAGAGTACATCACGAAATATCTTGCTCAAAGAAGGGGCCTTAGTGCTGGGTGGATGGGATTTGCAATTGCACACAAGTTAGTTGAGGGAGATGTTCTGGTATTTCATATGGTTATTGCCAACAAACTAAAG GTATACATAATAAGATCCAGTCGTTTGGCCGAAGTTGATGCAGCTCTTTGTCTTTTGCAATTAGAGGGCCCTGCAACGGGAAACGAATCTG GACATAGAGGCGATGATTGCAGAGATCCCCAACCTACTGGAGAAAAGAGTAAAAGTTCTTCACAACCAGAGAGCGAGAACATTTCTGACAAGGATATGCTAGATAACAATTTGGGGCTGGTGATGGGTCGTCCTGAGAGCATTGACGAGCACCTTCAGCTAGCTCTGGAAGGAAGAAGAGGCTCCTTTTCTGGTCTTCACAATCGAGATTGA
- the LOC113726416 gene encoding cyclin-dependent kinase inhibitor 7, translating to MGDYLRKCERSIGEMAAAAATEIGGEIIKMRAVEEEEEVTSSSKRRKVDDCDEAPEPQLNLPAYTVSASAANSTTTSSAANVHEEKMRSTDLKHQDSETEISTLIIRQFRETSPSSEICGGDSGIELMESISSTTTKKEESSRRNRQELKTKTCMPSAAEIEEFFAVAEKRQQKQFAEKYNYDIVKDVPLEGRYEWVRLKP from the exons ATGGGAGATTACCTGAGGAAATGTGAGAGATCAATTGGAGAGATGGCAGCAGCAGCGGCTACGGAAATCGGCGGAGAAATTATCAAAATGAGAGccgtggaggaggaggaggaggttaCCAGCTCCAGTAAGAGACGTAAAGTCGACGATTGTGATGAGGCGCCTGAGCCGCAGCTAAATTTGCCAGCCTATACAGTTTCGGCTTCTGCTGCAAATTCAACGACGACGTCCTCGGCGGCCAACGTCCATGAGGAGAAAATGAGATCCACCGATCTGAAG CACCAGGATTCCGAAACTGAAATTTCCACGCTCATAATCCGCCAATTCAG AGAGACGAGTCCGTCAAGTGAGATTTGCGGAGGAGACTCGGGGATAGAGTTGATGGAGTCTATATCGTCAACGACAACAAAGAAGGAGGAGTCTTCTCGGAGAAATCGTCAGGAGTTGAAAACCAAAACTTGCATGCCTTCAGCAGCGGAGATCGAAGAGTTCTTCGCCGTGGCTGAAAAGCGACAGCAGAAACAATTCGCGGAAAA GTACAACTATGATATAGTGAAGGACGTGCCATTGGAAGGCCGGTACGAGTGGGTACGTTTGAAGCCTTAA